A window of Fibrobacter sp. UBA4297 contains these coding sequences:
- the greA gene encoding transcription elongation factor GreA — protein sequence MKHLISKEGFEKFKAEWEHLKYVERPAMINQVQAAAAEGDRSENAAYTYGRMRVREIDRRLRELDRILDGAQIVENAATKDGSIRFGATVKMIDKKTKREKVYSIVGDKEIDPLQGRISMKSPIGEALQGKKAGDTVEVQAPRGKITYEILEVSY from the coding sequence ATGAAACACTTGATTTCGAAAGAAGGCTTTGAAAAATTCAAGGCAGAATGGGAACATCTCAAATATGTCGAACGCCCGGCAATGATCAACCAGGTGCAGGCAGCCGCAGCCGAAGGCGACCGCAGTGAAAATGCCGCCTACACATACGGGCGCATGCGCGTGCGCGAAATTGACCGCCGCTTGCGTGAACTCGACCGCATTTTGGATGGCGCACAGATTGTCGAAAACGCCGCCACCAAGGACGGTTCTATCCGCTTTGGCGCCACCGTCAAAATGATTGACAAAAAGACCAAACGCGAAAAGGTTTACAGCATCGTCGGAGACAAGGAAATCGACCCGCTCCAAGGCCGCATCAGCATGAAGTCCCCCATCGGCGAAGCCTTGCAAGGCAAAAAAGCCGGCGACACCGTTGAAGTCCAAGCCCCCCGCGGAAAGATTACATACGAGATATTAGAGGTTAGTTACTAA
- a CDS encoding branched-chain amino acid transaminase codes for MKYDVSERLIWFKGELVHVNDAKINILAPTSQFGLNVFEGIPCYWNEDEHQLYAFRLDDHYERLLRSARLIQIDCPFSKSDLKKAFVDVVKANEYEENLSVRQTLFVDGFGSWGSDGPTNMFVAPIPRGKTSAEYNKKGLNVCVTSWRRISENALSPRIKCGANYINSRYGQREALRNGYDTCLFLNEYGKISEGPGSCFFMVKNGKLITPAFTDAVLESITRDTVIKLAKSLGYEVEERTIDRTELYTADETFLCGSAMELTPVLSIDRYELGCGEISEILHRSYVNTAKGLNPLFKNWVTAIYTE; via the coding sequence ATGAAATACGATGTTTCTGAAAGATTGATATGGTTTAAGGGCGAACTCGTCCATGTGAATGACGCCAAAATCAACATATTGGCCCCTACTTCGCAATTTGGGTTAAATGTGTTTGAAGGAATTCCATGCTATTGGAATGAAGATGAACATCAGTTGTATGCATTTAGATTGGACGACCATTACGAAAGGCTGCTCCGTTCTGCAAGGCTTATCCAGATTGATTGTCCGTTTAGCAAAAGTGATTTAAAAAAAGCATTCGTTGATGTGGTAAAAGCCAATGAATACGAAGAAAATCTTTCAGTTCGTCAGACGCTGTTTGTAGACGGTTTTGGATCCTGGGGCTCGGACGGTCCAACAAATATGTTTGTCGCTCCAATTCCGAGAGGTAAAACTAGTGCCGAATACAATAAAAAAGGGCTTAATGTTTGTGTGACTTCTTGGAGACGCATCAGCGAGAATGCACTTTCGCCTCGTATCAAGTGTGGTGCCAACTACATCAATAGCAGATACGGACAGAGAGAAGCCTTGAGAAACGGGTACGATACTTGCTTGTTCCTTAATGAGTACGGCAAAATATCTGAAGGACCTGGTAGCTGTTTCTTTATGGTAAAAAATGGAAAATTGATTACGCCCGCTTTTACAGATGCTGTTCTTGAAAGTATTACAAGAGATACCGTAATTAAGCTTGCTAAGAGCTTGGGTTATGAAGTTGAAGAAAGAACTATCGATAGAACAGAACTCTATACAGCGGATGAAACGTTTCTCTGTGGCTCCGCAATGGAGTTGACTCCTGTATTAAGTATTGATAGGTATGAACTCGGGTGTGGTGAAATTAGCGAAATTTTGCACCGGTCTTATGTCAATACGGCTAAGGGATTGAATCCTCTGTTTAAAAATTGGGTGACTGCAATTTATACGGAGTAA
- a CDS encoding glycosyltransferase family 4 protein encodes MKITFITGHLCKERHALLNELALDLGELGAKVTVLTGFPSRRISEEVKNYYLDHPVEQISENVVVKRIGSRGGEGEGLFDRMIKYLQLTKELYKEAKKTPTDAYYIYSSPPFLGWMGAKLAKYAPTLYNAQDLFPDTLMRIKGLKESNPLIKYFRYRERKAYQGNTRIVTISEEMKETIASHGCPKDKIDVIYNWADTESLHHVDRKDNALMSELGIDKDGFIVSYAGDIGLFQGWPVIVDAAKKVHSQNSQIRFVIIGSGSYKQKLEQQIKDENLDFISVYPLQPASRLSEIYSIGDLELVSIEPGLSKMALPSKTFVIMATGSALLSLVDQSSDIARMIKECDMGYTLEHGDADALAKTILQAYEERSLLAKKGENAKAWSRINSSRKTQTIKYYNILSEIAHNVIK; translated from the coding sequence ATGAAGATTACGTTTATTACCGGTCATTTGTGCAAGGAACGTCATGCGTTATTGAATGAACTGGCTCTTGATTTAGGAGAACTTGGGGCTAAGGTAACCGTTCTTACAGGATTCCCTTCACGACGAATCTCGGAAGAAGTAAAGAACTATTATCTTGATCATCCTGTAGAGCAAATTTCTGAAAATGTCGTTGTCAAGAGAATTGGCTCTCGTGGTGGCGAAGGTGAAGGGTTGTTTGATCGAATGATTAAATACCTTCAGCTGACAAAAGAACTTTATAAAGAAGCTAAGAAAACGCCTACAGATGCATATTACATTTATAGCTCTCCTCCGTTTTTAGGGTGGATGGGGGCAAAACTTGCGAAGTATGCGCCTACATTGTACAATGCTCAGGATTTGTTCCCAGATACATTGATGCGTATTAAGGGGCTTAAAGAATCGAATCCTTTGATTAAGTATTTCCGTTATCGTGAGAGAAAGGCGTATCAAGGAAATACAAGGATTGTAACCATCTCGGAAGAGATGAAGGAAACCATCGCATCTCACGGATGTCCAAAAGATAAAATTGACGTAATCTATAACTGGGCGGATACAGAGAGCTTGCATCATGTTGATCGAAAAGACAACGCTCTTATGAGTGAACTTGGGATTGATAAAGACGGGTTCATTGTCTCTTATGCCGGTGATATCGGGCTGTTCCAAGGTTGGCCTGTAATTGTAGATGCAGCAAAGAAAGTACACTCGCAGAATTCTCAGATTCGGTTTGTCATTATTGGCAGCGGATCGTATAAGCAGAAACTGGAACAGCAAATCAAAGATGAAAATCTCGATTTTATTTCGGTTTATCCACTCCAACCGGCTTCGAGACTTTCGGAAATCTACAGTATTGGCGACCTTGAACTGGTTTCTATTGAACCAGGTTTGTCTAAAATGGCACTCCCTTCAAAGACCTTTGTGATAATGGCGACCGGATCAGCATTGCTGTCTCTTGTTGACCAGAGTAGTGATATCGCTAGGATGATAAAGGAATGCGATATGGGCTACACTTTGGAACATGGCGATGCTGACGCTCTGGCAAAAACGATTCTTCAGGCTTACGAAGAAAGAAGTTTGCTTGCCAAAAAAGGTGAAAACGCGAAGGCTTGGAGCCGCATAAATTCATCAAGAAAAACGCAAACGATAAAATATTACAACATCTTATCTGAAATTGCTCATAACGTTATAAAATAA
- a CDS encoding DUF1015 domain-containing protein, translating to MMHIYPFKALRPVNPAEAETISALPYDVMNRAEAKAMAEGLPHSYLRVTRAEIELPDSVDAYDPKVYAHARENLDKMIEDGVIAFDQKPCLYVYRQTMNGREQYGLVCCVPAADYFNGTIKKHELTRADKEEDRLRHVLATNANTGPVFLTYRDNGQFDIFGAVTKRKPVYDFVSKGDGFGHTVWIIDDDAEIEAIRKSFESVPVSYIADGHHRSAAGARAASYRAEQNPKNTGEEEYNRYLAILFPSTQLKILDYNRVLKDLNGRTPEQLMEEMKLVFDIEELPSVQSPSKQNQVNFYMGGKWYACTFKDKFLKNLGPVDSLDVALLQKLVLKPMFDIDDPRTSKRIDFVGGIRGLGELVKRVDSGECACAFAMYPTTLDQLMSIADAGEIMPPKSTWFEPKLRDGLLVHTLD from the coding sequence ATGATGCACATCTATCCGTTCAAGGCTTTGCGTCCGGTGAACCCGGCTGAAGCTGAGACTATCTCTGCGCTCCCTTACGACGTGATGAATCGCGCCGAAGCCAAGGCTATGGCTGAGGGCCTTCCGCACTCCTACTTGCGCGTGACGCGTGCCGAAATCGAACTTCCGGATTCAGTCGATGCTTACGACCCGAAGGTTTATGCCCACGCTCGTGAAAATCTCGACAAGATGATCGAAGACGGCGTGATCGCTTTCGACCAGAAGCCGTGCCTCTACGTTTATCGCCAGACGATGAACGGTCGCGAACAGTACGGTCTTGTGTGCTGCGTTCCGGCTGCCGACTACTTCAACGGCACCATCAAGAAGCACGAACTTACCCGCGCTGACAAGGAAGAAGACCGTTTGCGCCATGTGCTCGCCACGAACGCCAATACGGGTCCGGTGTTCCTCACTTACCGCGACAACGGCCAATTCGATATCTTCGGTGCTGTGACCAAGCGCAAGCCTGTTTACGACTTCGTGAGCAAGGGCGACGGCTTTGGCCATACCGTCTGGATTATAGACGACGATGCCGAAATCGAAGCCATCCGCAAGTCCTTTGAATCTGTTCCGGTAAGCTACATCGCTGACGGTCACCACCGCAGTGCTGCTGGCGCTCGCGCTGCCAGCTATCGCGCTGAACAGAATCCGAAGAACACTGGCGAAGAAGAATACAACCGTTACCTCGCTATCCTCTTCCCGAGCACCCAGCTCAAGATTTTGGACTACAACCGCGTGCTTAAGGACTTGAACGGCCGCACGCCGGAACAGCTCATGGAAGAAATGAAGCTTGTGTTCGACATCGAAGAATTGCCGAGCGTGCAGAGCCCGTCTAAGCAGAACCAGGTGAACTTCTACATGGGTGGCAAGTGGTATGCCTGCACGTTCAAGGACAAGTTCCTCAAGAACCTTGGCCCGGTCGATAGCCTCGACGTGGCTCTCCTCCAGAAGCTCGTGCTCAAGCCGATGTTCGATATCGACGATCCGCGTACATCGAAGCGCATCGACTTTGTCGGTGGCATCCGTGGTCTCGGCGAACTCGTAAAGCGCGTCGATAGCGGTGAATGCGCTTGCGCATTTGCAATGTACCCGACCACGCTTGATCAGCTCATGAGCATTGCCGACGCTGGCGAAATCATGCCGCCGAAGAGCACTTGGTTCGAACCGAAGCTCCGCGACGGTCTCCTGGTCCACACGCTCGACTAA
- a CDS encoding aldolase/citrate lyase family protein, whose translation MSLCLMYITNRQDVAQIAQKYGVDRIWVDLETRGKEERQKNYDSVKSHHSVADIKAIKPHLTTSEMLVRVNPWYDGSTAEINSVIDAGADIIMLPYWKTSEEVSNFVNAVNGRCKTTLLLETKEALECVDEVLAQGGFDEIHIGLNDLHLSYGMTFMFELLSDGTVEKLCNKFKAARIPYGFGGIAKLGSGMLPAEKVIMEHYRLGSTRAILSRSFCDCARITDIAEIERTFSENLKTLRAFESSLADKTPEDFAKNKAEVATAVDAIVEHLKFAKKNAVA comes from the coding sequence ATGTCTCTGTGTCTGATGTACATTACGAATCGGCAAGATGTGGCGCAAATTGCCCAAAAATATGGTGTTGATCGCATTTGGGTTGATTTGGAAACCCGTGGTAAAGAGGAACGTCAGAAAAATTACGACTCAGTCAAGTCTCACCACTCTGTTGCGGATATCAAGGCTATCAAGCCGCATCTTACGACCTCTGAAATGCTTGTCCGCGTAAACCCATGGTACGATGGTAGTACTGCCGAAATTAATTCGGTAATAGACGCTGGAGCCGACATTATCATGCTCCCGTACTGGAAAACATCCGAAGAAGTCTCAAATTTTGTCAATGCGGTTAATGGCCGTTGCAAAACAACACTGCTTCTTGAAACGAAAGAAGCCTTAGAATGCGTGGACGAAGTTCTTGCTCAAGGCGGTTTTGACGAAATCCATATCGGGCTCAACGATTTGCACCTTTCGTATGGTATGACGTTTATGTTCGAACTTTTGTCGGACGGAACGGTCGAAAAACTTTGCAACAAGTTTAAGGCTGCAAGGATTCCTTACGGTTTTGGTGGTATTGCAAAGCTTGGTAGCGGTATGCTGCCAGCAGAAAAGGTCATCATGGAACATTATAGGCTCGGTTCTACCCGCGCCATCCTTTCTCGCTCGTTTTGCGATTGTGCTAGAATAACGGATATTGCCGAAATCGAACGAACCTTCAGCGAAAACTTAAAGACACTTCGCGCATTCGAATCATCACTCGCGGACAAAACTCCCGAAGATTTTGCTAAAAACAAAGCCGAGGTCGCGACTGCTGTAGATGCAATTGTTGAACATTTGAAATTTGCCAAGAAAAATGCGGTTGCGTAG
- a CDS encoding TatD family hydrolase, with the protein MFIDTHCHIDSYERHAGESFDALLERFQTASFTTERSSAKEKAAASKIAQPEAFIHVACDPADFDRARELSEKYPFVYSAYGIHPEYVETETTEDEARMIEFLKHPKCVACGEFGLDYHYGAETKAAQVKLFERHLQLGIESGKPLVLHLREADDDALAVLRTASLHNRNVHVHCFTGTPEFVEQLLQLDANIFVGFTGIVTFNNAQNVRDAAALVPLDQMLLETDAPYMAPVPFRGKPCHSGYIPFIADKLAEIKKVTVEELYHHCRENTRTCYGI; encoded by the coding sequence ATGTTCATCGATACCCATTGTCATATTGATTCTTACGAGCGCCATGCGGGCGAATCCTTTGACGCACTTTTAGAGCGTTTCCAAACTGCCAGTTTCACAACCGAACGCAGTTCCGCTAAAGAAAAAGCGGCCGCATCCAAAATAGCACAGCCCGAAGCATTTATCCACGTTGCCTGCGACCCGGCAGACTTCGACCGCGCTCGCGAACTCAGCGAAAAATATCCCTTCGTCTACTCCGCTTACGGCATCCATCCCGAGTACGTCGAAACAGAAACAACCGAAGATGAAGCCCGAATGATTGAATTCTTGAAGCACCCGAAGTGTGTTGCCTGCGGTGAATTCGGTCTCGATTACCATTACGGCGCCGAAACAAAGGCAGCCCAAGTCAAGCTCTTCGAGCGCCATTTGCAGCTCGGCATCGAAAGCGGCAAGCCTCTAGTACTCCACCTCCGCGAAGCCGATGATGACGCCCTCGCCGTGCTCCGCACCGCGAGCCTCCACAACCGCAACGTTCACGTCCACTGCTTTACGGGCACGCCTGAATTCGTCGAGCAACTCCTTCAGCTAGACGCAAACATCTTCGTCGGATTCACGGGAATCGTCACGTTCAACAACGCGCAAAATGTCCGAGACGCAGCAGCGCTCGTACCGCTTGACCAGATGCTTTTGGAGACCGACGCCCCTTACATGGCGCCCGTCCCCTTCCGCGGCAAGCCCTGCCACTCCGGCTACATCCCGTTTATCGCCGACAAACTCGCCGAAATAAAAAAAGTGACGGTAGAAGAACTCTACCATCACTGTCGCGAAAACACTAGAACGTGTTACGGAATTTAA
- a CDS encoding dUTP diphosphatase gives MTAKTIKIQYLDDSIQRLTYVGGKSDWIDLAAAETVTLKAGEFRLIHLGVAMKLPEGYEAHIAPRSSTFKNFGILQANSVGVVDSSYCGANDWWKMPVYATRDVRIEKGSRIAQFRIMEIQPTLTFVEGALDGADRGGFGSTGV, from the coding sequence ATGACTGCAAAGACCATTAAAATTCAATACCTCGACGATTCCATCCAGCGCCTTACTTATGTCGGCGGAAAGTCCGACTGGATTGACCTTGCCGCGGCAGAGACCGTGACACTCAAGGCGGGCGAGTTCCGCCTGATTCACTTGGGGGTTGCGATGAAGTTGCCTGAAGGTTATGAGGCGCATATCGCTCCGCGTAGTTCTACGTTCAAGAACTTCGGCATTTTGCAGGCAAATTCTGTGGGCGTGGTCGATTCTAGCTATTGCGGTGCGAACGACTGGTGGAAGATGCCCGTGTACGCGACCCGCGATGTCAGGATAGAAAAGGGGAGCCGCATAGCGCAGTTCCGCATTATGGAAATACAGCCAACGCTCACGTTCGTGGAAGGCGCGCTTGATGGCGCTGACCGAGGCGGTTTTGGCAGTACTGGTGTTTAG
- a CDS encoding sugar transferase, with protein sequence MYFLVRRIIDTVIAGIALIVFSPLLLVIAVAVKLDSKGPVIFKQERIGKNFKTYRMLKFRSMVVNAQNMGTGVYSFAGDPRITSVGRFLRKTSLDELPQLWNIVKGDMAFVGPRSPVVGHFPKYEELNEAYKRRFTILPGITGLAQVTGRNELAWDEKVKYDNIYIDKVKKYGIFYDIKMWFLTFVRVFSMKDVEETQENMEKNKESMGVDHH encoded by the coding sequence ATGTATTTCCTGGTTAGAAGAATTATTGATACAGTTATTGCGGGGATCGCCCTAATCGTTTTTTCTCCGCTCCTGTTGGTTATTGCCGTTGCTGTAAAATTGGATTCTAAAGGTCCGGTTATATTTAAACAGGAAAGGATTGGGAAAAATTTCAAAACTTATAGAATGTTAAAGTTCCGTTCTATGGTTGTGAACGCCCAAAATATGGGTACGGGAGTCTATAGTTTTGCCGGAGATCCAAGGATAACATCTGTTGGCCGGTTTCTACGTAAAACAAGCCTCGATGAGCTGCCCCAGCTTTGGAATATCGTAAAGGGAGACATGGCTTTTGTTGGACCGAGGTCGCCTGTCGTTGGTCATTTCCCAAAGTATGAAGAATTAAATGAGGCTTATAAAAGACGGTTTACCATCCTTCCGGGAATAACGGGACTTGCCCAAGTTACCGGACGAAATGAACTTGCCTGGGATGAAAAGGTCAAATACGACAATATCTATATTGATAAAGTAAAGAAATACGGAATCTTTTATGATATAAAAATGTGGTTTTTGACTTTTGTCCGCGTATTTTCCATGAAAGATGTCGAAGAAACTCAGGAAAATATGGAAAAGAATAAAGAATCTATGGGTGTTGACCATCACTGA
- a CDS encoding DUF4160 domain-containing protein has product MPKFYNFKIAGYFLYFTSMCIVECFHAHASDSRLTETGSAKFFVKENGDTVVQNKGTLNDRDLLKIQKFIKDHYKEMYLLWQQHDGGEFYRGN; this is encoded by the coding sequence ATGCCTAAGTTCTACAACTTTAAGATTGCCGGATATTTTCTTTATTTCACATCAATGTGTATCGTGGAGTGCTTTCACGCCCATGCCAGTGACAGCCGCTTGACGGAAACTGGCTCTGCAAAGTTCTTTGTGAAAGAAAATGGTGATACGGTTGTTCAGAATAAAGGAACTTTGAATGATCGGGATCTTTTGAAAATTCAGAAGTTCATCAAAGATCATTACAAGGAAATGTACTTGTTGTGGCAGCAGCATGATGGTGGTGAATTTTACCGCGGAAATTAG
- a CDS encoding DUF7723 family protein — protein sequence MLDVKSIAEEADVIISGFAFLFEGEKVKVVDLNNGHGVAVFKKDGTLIETNMDSVEQDIAKGYLSNALEYMDESVYA from the coding sequence ATGCTTGATGTAAAGTCTATAGCAGAAGAAGCTGATGTCATTATCAGTGGCTTTGCTTTTTTATTCGAAGGCGAAAAGGTAAAAGTGGTAGATTTAAACAATGGCCATGGTGTTGCTGTTTTTAAGAAAGACGGAACGCTTATAGAAACCAATATGGATTCGGTAGAGCAGGATATTGCTAAGGGTTATTTGTCTAACGCTTTGGAATATATGGACGAATCTGTTTATGCCTAA
- a CDS encoding DUF7724 family protein, translated as MEMKKEYSLNQTARLYSESSYTLFQFGKETIRFIAPRCLEKYEKVLTWDNGYIVVMTKYSYSKDLVEEYIDLVPILKDLYIDVDRFLAPIKKVEVRYA; from the coding sequence ATGGAAATGAAAAAAGAATATTCTTTGAATCAAACGGCTCGTTTGTATAGCGAGTCGTCCTATACATTGTTCCAGTTTGGTAAAGAGACCATTAGGTTCATTGCTCCCCGTTGTCTTGAAAAGTATGAAAAGGTTTTAACTTGGGATAATGGGTATATTGTTGTGATGACAAAGTACAGCTACAGCAAGGATTTGGTTGAAGAATATATAGACCTTGTTCCGATTTTGAAAGATTTATATATTGATGTTGATCGATTTTTGGCACCGATAAAAAAAGTGGAGGTGAGGTATGCTTGA